CGCGACGTGAGCGCGCGGCCGGACGGCGCCCGGCCCCTGGGGGTGGCCGGGCGCCGTCCGTCACGAACGTCGTCGCGAACGTCGTAGCGAATGCCGTCGCGAACCTCTACGCCATGTGCACCTCCAGAGCGGCCCGCACCCCCGACTCGACGGCGCCCTCGATCCACGACGGCTTGACCGAGGTGTGGTCGCCGGCGAAGTGCAGCGGGCCCTCGGGGGCGCGGATGGCGGCGAGCAGCTCCGTGTGCTGGCCGGGGAGCAGGACCGACGCCTCGCCGTACGCGTACGGGTCGCGCAGCCAGCTCTGCGTGCGGCCGGCGCCCGTGTAGAAGACCTCGACGCGCTGCCCGTAGACCTGTTGCAGTCCCCTGAGGGCGTGCGGGTAGCGGGCCTCCTCGTCGAGGGAGTCCCAGCGGGAGGCGTCGTCGGCCCAGCTGTAGGAGGCGAGGACGACACCTCCCTGACTGCCGGGCACCGGATGGGAGGGGTTGATCATGAAGCGGTTGGAGTTGTCGGAGACGGAGCCGCCGCCGACGATGTGCGCCGCCTCGGGCTGGTCGCGGGTGGCCCAGCGGTTGGCGGCGTAGTGGACGCGCTGCGCCGGGCTGATGCGGCCGGGCGGCACCGACGGGTGCGCGCCGAGCAGGCTCCCGTCGGCGGGCGCCTTGCCCTGCCGGTACTGCTCGTACAAGCCCGGTCGCACCGCGTCGAGTTCCCGCCTCCAGTCGGCCTCGGTGAACTCCCACCAGCGGCGGCTGAATTCGAGCAGCACCTTGGTCGCGCTGTCGTAGTGCAGTTCGGCGACGGCACGGCGTTTGCCGTACGACATCAGCGGGCTGATCTGCACCTGTCGCAGCCCGGAGAACGGCACGGTGACGACGGCGAGGTCGCCGGTGAACTGCTCGCGCACGACCTTGCCGTCACGCCCCTCGGACACCGTGTCGATCCACACGTGCGGACCGTCGTGGCGGACCTGGGAGGTGTCGTCGGTGCCGTGCCGGTCCGGATCCCAGTACTCGATGTGCGTCGCGCGCCGGTCGAGCCGCAGCACGTCGCCCACCTGGCGCAGCAACGCGTCGGGCAGCGTCGCGGTGCCGCCGACCAGCTCCCAGAACTCGGTGTCCGCGCTGATCAGCGACTGACTGATGAAGCTGTGGACGAACGACAGCGGCAGCCGTGAGGTCAGGTTCTCCAGGGTGCCGACGAGATCGATGGTGCGCTCGTCGAAGCCCGCCCGCTCGGTCAGGAACCGGTACATGGACCAGTCTCCGTACCGCTGGATCACCCGCGCCCAGCCTTCCACCCGTTCCGGCATGGGCTTGTCGACGCGCTTGCCGTCCGGCCCGGCCGTGCTGAACTCGTCGCGTACGGGGTCCAGGGCGTCGCGCAGGATCTTGGAGGAGGGCGTGTCCCAGTACTTGCGGGGTACCCCGAAGGACCGGTTGACCTTGCGGGGCGCCGTCGCGTAGTCGGAGCGGCGCATGCGGACGCCGTTGACGTGGAGCCATGCGTGGTTGACGGGCTTGCCCGTGCCGTCGACGTCCACGAGGTAGAACGGACGCCGCTTGACGCCCAGTTGGTCGATCAGGCTCATCACCAGCGGGTGGCTGCCGGGGATTCGCATGGCCCCGGCCTCGGCGTACTGCCGCGGATCGGCGAACGGCTGCGCCGCGTGCTCGTGCCCGCCGGTGCGGAAGGTCTTGATGCGGCCGCCGACCCGGTTGCCGTTGGCCTCCAGCAGCGTCACGTGGTGCCCGGCCCGCTTCAGCAGCCAGGCCGCCACCAGACCGGCCGGTCCCGCGCCGACCACCAGGATCTTCTTGGCGTTCCCGGTCCGGCGGCGGGGCAGACCGGAGTCGAGGATCTTCCGGTACGTCGGCACGAGCGGCCGGTCCTCGTCGTCGACGACCAGCAGCGCGCGGGCGACCGCGAGACAGGTGGACCGGTCGGCGGTGGATCCCGGCGGACAGGGGGTCTGCCGGGGCACGGCGGGCGCCGCGGCGGCCGTGCCCGCCGTGGTCAGACCGAGGGCCGTCGCGGTCGCGGCCGTCCCGGCAGCGGTCGTGAACTGCCGCCGGGAGGACGGAAGGTGGCTGTCTGTGGTGCGGGGTTCATCCATACGTCCTGGATAGGGCGCGACGGCATACGCCCGACGGGACGATCAACGACGACCACCTGAACGTGCGAGCGCGACGGGGCAGTACCGCTGCCTCGGCCACCGCTTCGAGCGGACGTGACGCTTCCGTACGCCCTCCGAACACCACCAGCGGCCAGGTGCGCGGAGGTTTGCCGGGGCGGCGGGAGCGAGGCGCGGCTCGGTGCGGTCGGTCAGCCGAGGCACACCACGAGCAGGCAGATCTCCGAGGGGGAGGTCGCCGCGGGCGCGGGGCTCGGCTGCGTGGTTCCCGGGTCCGTACCGGTGCCTGTGGTGGGCGCGGACGGCTGCTTCGGCGGCGTGCCGGTGTCGTCGGTGACCGTTCCGCCGGAGGAAGGGGAGGTGGTCCGCGGCTCCTGTCGGCCCGATGTCGTCGTATGGGTCGTGTGAGTCGTATGACCCGTTTGACCTTGACTCGTCTGTACGGAGGTGGCGGCGTCCGGCCGAGCGTTCGGCGGCGTGGTGCCGGCCGGGGCGGCGGTGGACTGCCGGTGCGGGAGACCGGTCGCGGACGGGTGCGCGGCGGGAGTGTGCGAGGACCGGTGCGTGCCGGGCGGTGCCGACGACGGCGGGGCGTACTGCGGCGCCTCCTCCTCGACGCCGCCCATGCCCGTGAGGTCCGGTGCCGTGGCCGCCTGTGCCCGGTCGCCGGAGCCCCGCTCCATCGTGGCCACCGTCAGCCCGCCTCCGACGAGTGCGACGGCGGTCGCGACCACGGCCCGGCGCTGGTTCTTCTTCCAGCGGGCCAGTTGTCGCCGCCGCGCGGCCCGCCCCTGCGGCGCGGGCGGCACGCCCTCGGGTTCGTCGGACGGTCCGGTCTGCTGGACCTCGTTCCGGTCGGCCGCCGCCTCGTCACGAAGGCGGTCGTGGTGCCAGGGGTCCGAGGCCGTGGGCTGCCACGCCACCGCCGGGCCGGCCGCCGAGCCTGTCGTCACGACGGCGGCGGGCGCCGGTGAGATGCGGCCGTCGGTGGTGGCCGGTGCTATGTCCGGGGCGTAGGCGCCGCACCCGGGGCACACCAGGGCGCCATTGAGATGTCGACGGCACGAGGAGCAGTAGTCCATTGCGGTCTTCCTGAGTTGACGTGCCGTCGCCCCGCCGGGCCGCGGCCTGGTCACGTTCGCACGCGGGATCGAGCAGCCAGCAACGCTAACGAGACATTCGAAAGACTGTGTGCAGTCTGTGTGACGCTCCTGCGCGGATTCTCCGGGGGATCGGCGAGGTGAGGTCAGGCGTCCTCGTGGCCGTCTCCGGGCTGCTGGAGCATGGCCAGGGTCAGCACGTTGCCGCCGATGCCCCAACCGCCGTCGGTGACCTCCTCGACCAGGACCATGGTGTTGGCACGGGCGCGTTCGCCGTAGATCTCGACGTACAGCTCGGTGGTACGGGTGACGATCGTCTCCTTCTGCTTCTCGTCGAGGCTTCCGGCAGGGATCTTGAAGTTCGCGAACGGCATGGTGGTTCTCCTTCGATATGTGGTGACGGGAAGCTGACCGCGGTGGGCAGGGCGTCCAGCCCTACGCGGCGGAAGAACTCGGCGCGGACACCGGCGGCGAGCGGGGAGAGGACTTCATGCCGTCGGGGCCGGGGCCTGTGGGTGCCCAGCGGTCGGGTGCCGGTACCGCGTGCCGGGCGGCTGCCATCAGATGATGCCGCCGTTGGCGCGGATGACCTGGCCGTTGATCCAGTGACCGGCCGGGGAGGCGAGGAAAGCGACGACTTCGGCGATGTCGGCGGGGGTACCGAGGCGCTCCAGTGGGGGCTGGGCGGCCAGCCGGGCGATGGTCTGATCGTCCTTGCCATCGAGGAACAGATCGGTGGCGGTGGGGCCGGGGGCCACGGCGTTGA
The Streptomyces sp. CGMCC 4.7035 DNA segment above includes these coding regions:
- a CDS encoding flavin monoamine oxidase family protein, coding for MDEPRTTDSHLPSSRRQFTTAAGTAATATALGLTTAGTAAAAPAVPRQTPCPPGSTADRSTCLAVARALLVVDDEDRPLVPTYRKILDSGLPRRRTGNAKKILVVGAGPAGLVAAWLLKRAGHHVTLLEANGNRVGGRIKTFRTGGHEHAAQPFADPRQYAEAGAMRIPGSHPLVMSLIDQLGVKRRPFYLVDVDGTGKPVNHAWLHVNGVRMRRSDYATAPRKVNRSFGVPRKYWDTPSSKILRDALDPVRDEFSTAGPDGKRVDKPMPERVEGWARVIQRYGDWSMYRFLTERAGFDERTIDLVGTLENLTSRLPLSFVHSFISQSLISADTEFWELVGGTATLPDALLRQVGDVLRLDRRATHIEYWDPDRHGTDDTSQVRHDGPHVWIDTVSEGRDGKVVREQFTGDLAVVTVPFSGLRQVQISPLMSYGKRRAVAELHYDSATKVLLEFSRRWWEFTEADWRRELDAVRPGLYEQYRQGKAPADGSLLGAHPSVPPGRISPAQRVHYAANRWATRDQPEAAHIVGGGSVSDNSNRFMINPSHPVPGSQGGVVLASYSWADDASRWDSLDEEARYPHALRGLQQVYGQRVEVFYTGAGRTQSWLRDPYAYGEASVLLPGQHTELLAAIRAPEGPLHFAGDHTSVKPSWIEGAVESGVRAALEVHMA
- a CDS encoding SCO2400 family protein, with product MDYCSSCRRHLNGALVCPGCGAYAPDIAPATTDGRISPAPAAVVTTGSAAGPAVAWQPTASDPWHHDRLRDEAAADRNEVQQTGPSDEPEGVPPAPQGRAARRRQLARWKKNQRRAVVATAVALVGGGLTVATMERGSGDRAQAATAPDLTGMGGVEEEAPQYAPPSSAPPGTHRSSHTPAAHPSATGLPHRQSTAAPAGTTPPNARPDAATSVQTSQGQTGHTTHTTHTTTSGRQEPRTTSPSSGGTVTDDTGTPPKQPSAPTTGTGTDPGTTQPSPAPAATSPSEICLLVVCLG
- a CDS encoding 4-oxalocrotonate tautomerase family protein, which encodes MPFANFKIPAGSLDEKQKETIVTRTTELYVEIYGERARANTMVLVEEVTDGGWGIGGNVLTLAMLQQPGDGHEDA